A part of Aegilops tauschii subsp. strangulata cultivar AL8/78 chromosome 2, Aet v6.0, whole genome shotgun sequence genomic DNA contains:
- the LOC109758336 gene encoding GDSL esterase/lipase At5g55050-like, whose amino-acid sequence MAGHGGPFALVALCVLELALRGACAGDAPAPAPAPAPGPERLVPAIFVFGDSTVDVGNNNKLPDCTPACRANYPKYGVDYPSHEPTGRFSNGYNLADQLAQFLGFDESPPAFQSLPEKGIARQMKNGINFASGGSGLQNKTGQKLCGQLLCMADQVGKFTSAVKKMGKGSGDLLSRSLFFISVGSNDLFEYADPDSPPPKRNDTAFLESLVAYYRGYLQDLHAAGARKFSIVSPALVGCCPSQRAIAKKHDDTDEFGCLGAANNLSRQLYPMLASMLKDLSRDRAGMNYSVSDSATMAEMIFKPGGGAGFDLTVIDTACCGGGGKCNSSAKLCHNRDNYMFWDSYHPTKAASGLAAMALFSDPGMYVHPINVEALAES is encoded by the exons ATGGCCGGCCATGGCGGGCCGTTCGCGCTCGTCGCGCTGTGCGTGCTCGAGCTCGCGCTGCGAGGCGCCTGCGCCGGCGACGCGCCCGCGCCCGCACCCGCCCCCGCCCCTGGCCCGGAGCGGCTCGTGCCGGCCATCTTCGTGTTCGGGGACTCGACGGTGGACGTCGGCAACAACAACAAGCTGCCGGACTGCACGCCCGCCTGCAGGGCCAACTACCCCAAGTACGGCGTCGACTACCCCTCCCACGAGCCCACCGGCCGCTTCAGCAATGGCTACAACCTTGCTGACCAGCTAG CTCAGTTTCTTGGATTCGACGAGAGCCCACCCGCTTTCCAATCCCTCCCGGAGAAGGGCATCGCTCGACAGATGAAAAACGGCATCAACTTCGCATCGGGAGGGTCAGGCCTACAGAACAAAACCGGCCAAAAACTT TGTGGGCAACTGCTCTGCATGGCAGACCAAGTCGGGAAGTTCACGTCGGCAGTCAAGAAGATGGGGAAGGGCTCGGGCGACCTGCTCTCCAGATCCCTCTTCTTCATCAGCGTCGGCAGCAACGACCTGTTCGAGTACGCCGACCCCGACAGCCCGCCCCCTAAGCGCAACGACACCGCCTTCTTGGAAAGCCTGGTCGCGTACTACAGGGGCTACCTGCAGGACTTGCACGCGGCCGGGGCGAGGAAGTTCAGCATCGTCAGCCCGGCGCTGGTGGGGTGCTGCCCGTCGCAGAGGGCGATCGCCAAGAAACACGATGACACCGACGAGTTCGGCTGCCTCGGCGCGGCGAACAACCTCTCCAGGCAGCTGTACCCCATGCTAGCCTCGATGCTTAAGGACCTCAGCCGAGATCGGGCCGGCATGAACTACTCCGTCTCCGACTCGGCGACGATGGCCGAAATGATCTTCAAACCCGGCGGCGGAGCTGGCTTCG ACCTGACGGTGATAGACACGGcgtgctgcggcggcggcggcaagtgcAACTCCTCCGCCAAGCTCTGCCACAACCGCGACAACTATATGTTCTGGGACAGCTACCATCCGACGAAAGCCGCGTCGGGGCTGGCCGCGATGGCGCTCTTCAGCGACCCCGGCATGTACGTCCACCCCATCAACGTGGAGGCGCTGGCGGAGTCGTAG